From the genome of Spartinivicinus poritis, one region includes:
- a CDS encoding tail protein X, with protein sequence MKYRTQQNDMLDAICHKYYQGNINTLDVVLAANPGIAKHGALLPAGLTIELPAIQAEEKDQRITLWD encoded by the coding sequence GTGAAATATCGAACGCAACAGAATGATATGCTCGATGCCATTTGCCATAAATATTATCAAGGCAATATCAATACGCTCGATGTCGTACTGGCTGCCAACCCAGGTATAGCAAAGCATGGCGCGTTGCTGCCTGCAGGTTTAACTATCGAATTACCCGCGATTCAAGCAGAAGAAAAAGACCAGCGGATAACGTTATGGGATTAA
- a CDS encoding phage tail protein, which produces MINDVPNQTMMAIGDFIFSVSTLEYQSLKTSQAWRWANKDRYGRKPAKQFHGPGAAKKTLSIAVYPETKQDFYWFDQLQQLADKGEPYRLIGGSPSGGVDLGLWVIDQIERSDAYFYEDGTPMEMKGSLSISEYGEDETQ; this is translated from the coding sequence ATGATTAACGATGTACCGAATCAAACTATGATGGCAATAGGCGATTTTATTTTTAGTGTTAGCACGCTGGAATATCAGTCATTAAAAACTAGCCAAGCCTGGCGTTGGGCGAATAAAGACCGCTACGGACGTAAACCCGCTAAGCAATTTCATGGACCAGGAGCAGCTAAAAAAACCTTAAGCATTGCCGTATACCCAGAAACCAAACAGGATTTTTACTGGTTCGATCAGCTTCAACAACTGGCAGATAAAGGCGAGCCTTACCGCTTAATTGGTGGCTCACCGTCGGGTGGAGTGGATTTAGGACTATGGGTGATTGATCAAATAGAACGGAGTGACGCTTATTTTTATGAGGATGGCACACCAATGGAAATGAAAGGGAGCCTATCAATATCAGAGTATGGAGAGGATGAAACCCAGTGA